The Gemmata palustris genome includes a region encoding these proteins:
- a CDS encoding PVC-type heme-binding CxxCH protein has translation MPVGRSLLSVGLLLGSAAALLALLTPPAPPTGTIAAQPGEPPPGEFKLEKGDHVCIIGNTLADRMQHDGWVETFLYARFPNHDLTIRNLGFSGDEVNLRIRSEAFGTPDQWLSASAPIPRPELVADKSVVNPNRFEKANTKPDALFAFFGYNESFAGAAGLPKFKAELTAFIKHTLSQKYNGKSAPRLTLFSPIPFEDHKSPNLPTGAAVEGINKNIELYTQAMREVAQANGASFIDLYNPMKVRYEGVKNGGKPLTINGVHLTEEGHRKLAEVIDNYIHPVGGQYAPPDENLMAKLRPVVQDKAFHWYQRYRVTDGYSTYGGRAWLQFVGKQTNYEVVQKELETLDIMTTNRDKVIWDVAKGRDAKPDDSNLPKSVPVTTNKPGAGPNGTHLFLTGEDAITKMKIGTGLKVSLFASEEKWPELAKPVQMAWDARGRLWVAVWPSYPHWKPGEPYNDKLLIFEDTDGDGKADKVTTFADGLQNPTGFEFYNGGVLVAQAPDLVFLKDSKGGDKADIRERVLHGLDTADTHHTANSFVLDPGGALYWQEGTFHRSQIEDPYGRCKRLGDGGVFRYEPRTQKLDVYVTHSFANPHGHVFDHWGQDIVVDGTGAQPYHAPLFSGYLPGPNLNGYPTGKHATPPQVYQQRTRPCGGIEVLSSQHFPSEWDGNLIVTNCIGVQGILRYRLSDFGGSLSGQEQEPILTSSDPNFRPVDCKTGPDGALYFIDWQNPIIGHMQHNLRDPSRDRTKGRIYKVTYDGRQLSQSPKIAGESTEALVKLLEHPEDRVRSRVKIELGARKTEEVVAAAKKWAGQPWGGADPTHHVLEALWVHQYHNVVDVDLLKTVLAAKDFRARAAAVRVLCEWRDRVPNSLEMLKQLAGDEHPRVRMEAVRAASFFTVPEAAEVVFVAQDKPTDLFVAHVARETMRALDPIVRQAITEKRPIKFTTAAGARYFLKSVTTDDLLKMERTSAVYLELLFRPGVRDEFRREALTALAKQDQKSELAVLVSAIRQHDEAAITEESVAFDLARLLSGRPQPELVAARGDLEALATKGRALETRQMGYTALIAADGDIEKSWALATKSVSALKDYISAVPMVRDPGARAALYPKVKALLTGLPPDLAKTVEGGKSVSGRFVRIELPGPQRTLTLAEVQVFSDNVNVAPRGKAAQSSTAYDGPASRAIDGKTNGAYSDGTSTHTREGTVNPWWEVDLGRVVSIEKIVVWNRTDGAFGDRLANFTVRVLGADKKPVFEALKNPAPKEKSEFKVGTGAPERVIRRSAMFALATVRGQEADAFKGIAKYLTEENDREPAVQALLRIPARDWPKDDAKATLDTVMKFIRSVPVAERTSTVALDFMQLGEGLAGLLAPAEAKAARKELADIGVRVIRVGTLFDQMSFDKERIIVQAGKPVEFAFENTDIMPHNFVIVAPGNLEKVGNAAEAFALEPGAADAQYVPNMPAGTVLLKSKLLQTRQAEQLKFAAPKEPGIYPYVCTYPGHWRRMHGALYVVADLEAYQENPEAYLAKNPLTVKDDLLKFNRPRTEWKLEELADAVKEMEMKGARNFANGKQMFTVGTCVACHKFGGQGAEFGPDLTKLDPKVFKNGVDVLEHVLDPAKKIDDKYAAYRFVLTDDKVVLGMIVEEKDGVVKIIENPLANAKPREIKRADIAEQKKAPTSMMSKGLLDKLSRDEILDLLAYVWGRADPKSKLFGTGHDH, from the coding sequence GCCGCCCGCGCCCCCCACCGGAACGATTGCCGCCCAACCGGGCGAACCGCCCCCGGGCGAATTCAAGCTGGAAAAGGGCGACCACGTCTGCATCATCGGCAACACGCTCGCCGACCGGATGCAGCACGACGGCTGGGTCGAAACGTTCCTGTACGCACGGTTCCCGAACCACGACCTCACGATTCGGAACCTCGGGTTCTCCGGCGACGAAGTGAACCTGCGGATCCGGTCCGAGGCGTTCGGCACGCCGGACCAGTGGCTCAGTGCCAGTGCCCCGATCCCGAGGCCGGAGCTGGTCGCGGACAAGAGCGTCGTGAACCCGAACCGCTTCGAGAAGGCGAACACGAAGCCGGACGCGCTCTTCGCCTTCTTCGGCTACAACGAGTCGTTCGCGGGCGCCGCCGGGTTGCCCAAGTTTAAGGCCGAACTCACCGCGTTCATCAAGCACACGCTCTCCCAAAAGTACAACGGCAAGTCGGCGCCGCGGCTCACGCTGTTCTCGCCGATCCCGTTCGAGGACCACAAGTCGCCGAACCTGCCGACGGGTGCGGCCGTCGAGGGTATCAACAAGAACATCGAACTGTACACGCAGGCGATGCGCGAAGTGGCGCAGGCGAACGGCGCGTCGTTCATCGACCTCTACAACCCGATGAAGGTCCGCTACGAGGGCGTCAAGAACGGCGGTAAGCCGCTCACGATCAACGGCGTCCACCTGACGGAAGAGGGGCACCGCAAGCTGGCCGAGGTGATCGATAACTACATCCACCCGGTGGGTGGGCAGTACGCACCGCCGGACGAGAACCTGATGGCGAAGCTCCGCCCCGTGGTGCAGGACAAGGCGTTCCACTGGTACCAGCGGTACCGCGTGACGGACGGGTACTCCACCTACGGCGGCCGCGCGTGGCTCCAGTTCGTCGGCAAGCAGACCAACTACGAGGTCGTGCAGAAGGAACTGGAAACGCTCGACATCATGACGACGAACCGCGACAAGGTCATTTGGGATGTCGCGAAGGGCCGGGACGCAAAGCCGGACGACAGCAACCTGCCGAAGTCGGTACCGGTCACGACCAACAAGCCGGGCGCGGGGCCGAACGGCACGCACCTGTTCCTCACCGGCGAGGACGCGATCACGAAGATGAAGATCGGCACGGGGCTGAAGGTCAGCTTGTTCGCGAGCGAGGAGAAGTGGCCGGAACTCGCGAAACCCGTGCAAATGGCGTGGGACGCACGGGGCCGGTTGTGGGTCGCGGTGTGGCCGAGCTACCCGCACTGGAAGCCGGGTGAACCGTACAACGACAAGCTTTTGATTTTTGAAGACACCGATGGCGACGGCAAGGCCGACAAGGTGACCACGTTCGCCGACGGGTTACAGAACCCGACGGGGTTCGAGTTCTACAACGGCGGTGTTCTGGTGGCTCAGGCCCCGGACCTCGTCTTCCTGAAGGACTCGAAGGGCGGGGACAAGGCCGACATCCGTGAGCGCGTCCTCCACGGGCTCGACACCGCCGACACGCACCACACCGCGAACAGCTTCGTGCTCGACCCGGGCGGCGCGCTGTACTGGCAGGAGGGCACGTTCCACCGCTCGCAGATCGAAGACCCTTACGGCCGGTGCAAGCGCCTGGGCGACGGCGGGGTGTTCCGCTACGAGCCGCGCACGCAGAAGCTCGACGTGTACGTCACGCACAGCTTCGCCAACCCGCACGGGCACGTCTTCGATCACTGGGGGCAAGACATCGTGGTAGACGGCACCGGCGCCCAGCCGTACCACGCCCCGCTGTTTAGTGGCTACCTGCCCGGTCCGAACTTGAACGGGTACCCGACCGGCAAGCACGCCACCCCGCCGCAAGTGTACCAACAGCGCACGCGGCCGTGCGGTGGCATCGAGGTTCTTTCCAGTCAGCACTTCCCGTCGGAATGGGACGGGAACCTGATCGTCACGAACTGCATCGGGGTCCAGGGCATTCTGCGCTACCGTCTCTCGGATTTCGGGGGCAGCCTCTCGGGTCAGGAACAGGAGCCGATCCTCACGAGCAGCGACCCCAACTTCCGCCCCGTCGATTGCAAGACCGGACCGGACGGCGCGCTGTACTTCATCGACTGGCAGAACCCGATCATCGGGCACATGCAGCACAACCTCCGTGACCCCAGCCGCGACCGCACGAAGGGGCGCATCTACAAGGTGACCTACGACGGGCGCCAGCTCTCGCAGTCGCCGAAGATCGCGGGCGAGAGCACCGAGGCTCTGGTGAAATTGCTCGAGCACCCGGAAGACCGCGTGCGCTCCCGCGTGAAGATCGAACTCGGCGCCCGCAAGACCGAAGAGGTGGTCGCCGCGGCGAAGAAGTGGGCCGGCCAGCCCTGGGGCGGCGCGGACCCGACGCACCACGTCCTCGAGGCATTGTGGGTCCACCAGTACCACAACGTCGTCGATGTCGATCTGCTCAAGACCGTGCTCGCGGCGAAGGACTTCCGCGCCCGCGCCGCCGCCGTCCGCGTACTGTGCGAGTGGCGCGACCGTGTGCCCAATTCGCTCGAAATGCTGAAGCAACTGGCCGGCGACGAACACCCGCGCGTGCGCATGGAAGCGGTTCGGGCCGCGAGCTTCTTCACCGTGCCCGAAGCGGCCGAGGTCGTCTTCGTCGCGCAGGACAAGCCCACGGACCTGTTCGTTGCGCACGTCGCGCGGGAGACGATGCGGGCGCTCGACCCGATCGTGCGCCAGGCGATCACGGAGAAGCGCCCGATCAAGTTCACCACGGCCGCGGGCGCGCGGTACTTCCTGAAGTCGGTCACCACCGACGACCTGCTGAAGATGGAACGCACTTCGGCCGTTTACCTGGAACTGCTGTTCCGGCCAGGGGTGCGGGACGAATTCCGCCGCGAGGCCCTGACCGCGCTGGCGAAACAGGACCAGAAGTCGGAACTCGCGGTCCTCGTGAGCGCGATCCGGCAGCACGACGAGGCCGCCATCACGGAAGAGAGCGTCGCGTTCGACCTGGCCCGGTTGCTCTCCGGGCGCCCGCAGCCGGAACTCGTGGCCGCCCGAGGCGACCTCGAGGCCCTGGCCACGAAGGGGCGCGCGCTCGAAACGCGGCAAATGGGTTACACCGCGCTCATCGCCGCGGACGGCGACATCGAGAAGTCGTGGGCGCTCGCGACTAAATCGGTTTCGGCGCTGAAGGACTACATCTCCGCGGTGCCGATGGTGCGCGACCCGGGCGCCCGCGCCGCACTGTACCCGAAGGTCAAGGCGCTGCTCACCGGGCTTCCGCCGGACCTCGCGAAGACCGTGGAGGGGGGCAAGAGCGTCAGCGGGCGGTTCGTGCGTATTGAACTGCCCGGCCCGCAGCGCACGCTCACGCTCGCCGAGGTGCAAGTGTTCAGTGACAACGTGAACGTGGCGCCGCGCGGGAAGGCGGCCCAGAGCAGCACCGCCTACGACGGCCCCGCGAGCCGCGCCATCGATGGCAAGACCAACGGCGCGTACAGCGACGGCACCTCGACCCACACCCGGGAGGGGACCGTGAACCCGTGGTGGGAGGTCGATCTCGGGCGGGTGGTGTCGATCGAGAAGATCGTGGTGTGGAACCGCACCGACGGCGCGTTCGGGGACCGGCTGGCCAACTTCACCGTGCGTGTGCTCGGCGCGGACAAGAAGCCCGTGTTCGAGGCGCTGAAGAACCCGGCACCAAAGGAGAAGTCCGAGTTCAAAGTCGGTACGGGCGCGCCGGAGCGCGTGATCCGGCGCTCCGCGATGTTCGCGCTCGCGACCGTGCGCGGGCAAGAGGCGGACGCCTTCAAGGGGATCGCGAAGTACCTCACCGAAGAGAACGACCGTGAACCCGCGGTGCAGGCGCTCCTGCGCATCCCGGCTCGCGACTGGCCGAAGGATGATGCGAAGGCCACGCTCGACACCGTGATGAAGTTCATCCGCTCGGTGCCGGTCGCGGAGCGGACCTCGACCGTCGCGCTGGACTTCATGCAGCTCGGTGAGGGCCTCGCGGGGCTGCTCGCCCCGGCCGAAGCGAAGGCCGCGCGCAAGGAACTGGCCGATATCGGCGTCCGCGTGATCCGCGTCGGCACGCTGTTCGATCAGATGAGCTTCGACAAGGAGCGCATCATCGTGCAGGCCGGGAAGCCGGTGGAGTTCGCGTTCGAGAACACCGACATCATGCCGCACAACTTCGTGATCGTGGCGCCGGGGAACCTCGAAAAGGTCGGCAACGCGGCCGAGGCGTTCGCCCTCGAACCGGGGGCGGCGGACGCGCAGTACGTGCCCAACATGCCCGCCGGCACCGTGCTACTTAAGAGCAAGCTGCTTCAAACGCGACAGGCCGAGCAACTGAAATTTGCCGCGCCCAAGGAGCCGGGGATCTACCCCTACGTCTGCACCTACCCGGGCCACTGGCGCCGGATGCACGGGGCGCTGTACGTGGTGGCCGATCTCGAAGCGTACCAGGAGAACCCGGAAGCCTACCTCGCGAAGAACCCGCTGACCGTGAAGGACGATCTGCTGAAGTTCAACCGCCCGCGCACGGAGTGGAAGCTCGAAGAACTGGCCGACGCGGTGAAGGAGATGGAGATGAAGGGCGCGCGGAACTTCGCGAACGGCAAGCAGATGTTTACGGTCGGCACGTGCGTCGCGTGCCACAAGTTCGGCGGGCAGGGCGCCGAGTTCGGGCCGGATCTCACGAAGCTCGACCCGAAGGTGTTCAAGAACGGTGTGGACGTGCTCGAACACGTCCTCGACCCCGCAAAGAAGATCGACGACAAGTACGCCGCGTACCGCTTCGTGCTGACCGACGACAAGGTCGTTCTCGGCATGATCGTGGAGGAGAAGGACGGCGTGGTGAAGATCATCGAGAACCCGCTGGCGAACGCGAAGCCGCGCGAGATCAAGCGTGCGGACATCGCCGAGCAGAAGAAGGCCCCGACGTCAATGATGTCGAAGGGGCTGCTCGACAAGCTCTCGCGCGACGAGATCCTCGACCTGCTCGCCTACGTGTGGGGCCGGGCCGATCCGAAGAGCAAGCTGTTCGGCACCGGTCACGACCACTAA